The DNA sequence ATTCCAAAGCCATCCACTTATCAAAAGAtaagcaaaaagaaagaaacaaagaaagaaacaaagaaagaagaagaagaagactaAAAATAGGACATTTGGCTTGGCTTTCATAAATATTCTGCTAaggttttatatttcaatataattccTGCAGAAATGGACAGTTTGCCATCGTTCTGATTTGAATGTGCTTTTATCAGTTTTGAAAGCAGTGTGTTAGCATCtgaaaaatgtgctgaaaacgTACAGTGTTTTGCAGGTTGTGGAGAATGAATGACTAAAGTGTTTgtggattttgaaaaatgtggtcattgcatgcattttgtctgaaagcaatgaaaaatgaaatttcacagTTTGGTCCAAATAAACTTCTGTATAGCTGAAtgtgtgaacagttttgaaaatgtggttACAGTATTGGTAAATGCTTGTTAGCAattgaaacaacaacaacaacaaacaaaaaaaacctgtaaatgcaagtacttctgtacttttacttaaggaAAAATCTTTTTTCCAACTTTCATTTGGAATGGTGAGtatttgaccagcagtatctgtactttcactcaagtaatagagttgtgtactttgtccaccTCTGGTTGTACCAGTTTCTTTCCTGTATTGCCTGCATCTGTGATACAAAGCTTCAACGCCTCGCATCTTTGTGAACGATACATCAAGTCTGTAGTGTATTGggatagtgtgtgtgtgcgcgtgtgaccaatgaggacatacatttgtataatgacaagggtatgacataggtattacaaggagaatgtgacttttcaggacattaccccatgtccccacttttcaaaacgcttataaatcacacagaatggagtgtattaaaaatctgaaatagcacaaagtttcctgtaaggtgtaggtgtagggcaatagcacatacagtttgtacagtataaaaatcgTGTGGAATCGCTAAACTTTTTACAGACACAACAAAGCCCTCTAGCGTATTGAACAACACTGAGTTCATTTCTCTCGCGCCATTGGACACATAATTGCCCCTAGTGGGCACACGCTAAATAGCCAAAAAGGTCTAGTATAATAAAACTATCATAAAGGCCTACGTGTATTAGGCTAACATAAGCCTAACAGTGACATTGATAAAGGTTACAAGTGTAGactttataataatacaaatgtaaGCGTCTATTTAGcctatataataaaatatattttattttcatattccaATATATCCATTAGAGCCCAAATTCAGAatgttaatcaaataaaaatggaattgaaacagagagagacttttaaaacttttaattagACAACTATATTAAAACATTCTTGGTTTGTTACAttgtatcttttatttttatagtttcttACTTTTATTCTGATCCCCTTTCTTTATAATATAGTCATGTTAGGATGctatttaaactgtatttttaaaattgaaaatttcaTTAGCTATGAAAAATaccaattattattaatgaaaaatcctaacctaaccctaaccctaatccTGCAGACTCCCTCACCACAAGAGCTGTTTTCACACTCTGCCTCACATCAAAATAGTATATATTATCTGTGAGTCTGTGATCAAAACAAAACTGAGACAGAGCTGCACTTTCGATAACGATGCACAAAATGCATTGATATTCGGACAATATTCTAtcaaaaaataaagttcatatACCTCACATTTAAAACTCTGCATGTCAAACAGTGAAAAACTGCCCTTCCTGTTAGGAGAACACAGGGACAATATTGTGTCTGCCTGCCACAATATAAGAGACTATGATCCGCGCTGACTTGATGTTTTCCCTCATATGTCGCTAAACTGTATAAATCATATTACTTCATTCTGTTAttctgttaatattttacacgacattttatttctatttttatcttttatttcattttatttcattttgccCCACTTTTTCTTTGTAAACATTAAGTAGCCTACTTGCACTGTCATCATACTTTACATTGCACACATTTTGTACGCAACCTAGCTGCCATTcctttggcaatacaaatgtgCAGTTTTTGTCAAGCCGGTAAAGCACACTTAAATTGATAGACATAGGCGCCCCCTGCCGGTTAAAGTGGTGGACTGGTTTAAATTTGTTAGGCCTATTAGTcaaattaagacatgtggaCGGCAGGGGTCGCTAAAAGACGTCGCTTTGTGGAGCAAGACGTGTCTAGACGTGTTGTAGCCTATTACACATTACCTCGCCTGCCTAGAATacaatttgaatataatttacagCAAAATTGTCTTTATTTGCAGATTTGGTACTGTAAAAAGTTATACGCACCTTGCACAATGTATAGGCTACTTTTTTACAATACCCTATAGGCTGCTAAGTTAACAATTGTCGCCTCTTTTAATTACATTACGGAATTTTCGTTAGGCCTAAATTATTCAGATTCTATTTTGATTAAGGAATCTGAAATATCAAATACAGTCATGTGTTCGATGTGGTAAATATGTCGCAGCTTGCAACTCTCACGGGGGAGAAAAGCAATTTTCCTAAATGAGAAAAAGGGTTTCTCTTGTCAGATATTAAATCAAATCTCTCTGTTTAGAATTCCctatgtataaaaatattctatcatttgtattatattatttatgtcTATATGCAATCGATATCATCCGATTACAACAATTGTACAATAAAAACGTTTCCATATTAAAATAAGTTATGAGCAGAATTCATAGTCTCATTAGGCTTATTGTTGTTTCCATATTTTTAacctcagcaaaatattgttagAATTAACTGCTTAGGTTTAGTCTTTGCAGAAGATAAAAGTAGACTAAGATATGCATCTTTTGGGTGGTATTGGTTGACCTAGGTTGATCCAACCCACAAACATGTCACCCAGTTGCCTGCCAAGGGGTGGAGTGATGAAGCGCATTTAAAAGCACCGCGAAGAAACTCTTTCTTCACAGCACTCTTTAGCTTCTGTTTAAGGCACTTTGTCTGAACATCTAAAGTCGGAAACATGGTTGAGTGGACAGAATTTGAGAGGGCCACCATCCAGGACATCTTCACCAATATGAACTACGACGTCGTTGGTCAGCAATCTCTGGCAAGGTATTGAGTCCTGGCAATTACACTAACTTAGAGATGACAACTAGTTCTAAGTTCTAATAGTTCTAATAATGCTCTAATAAAATTCTTTCTCCTTGTTCTGGTTTGTAGATGTCTTATCGTTTACCCCTGGACCCAGCGGTACTTTGGCAAGTTTGGAAACCTGTACAATGCCGCTGCCATCATGGGAAACCCCATGGTTGCTGCTCACGGTAAAGTCGTGCTGCGAGGCCTGGAAAAAGCCGCGAAGAACATGGACAACATCAAAGCCACCTATGCTGATCTGAGTGTGCTGCACTCCGAGAAGCTCCACGTAGATCCTGACAACTTCAGGGTAAATTGACACCTAGATTACAAAAGAATATTTATTACTGAGCCTTGTTCTGACTTCAGTGTTCATGCATCCCTTCTGTCCATGACACTATCCTTGTGTCCTCTCACAGCTTTTGGGTGACTGCTTGACCGTCGTTGTTGCTGCACAACTGGGCGCTGCATTCACCCCTGAGGCCCAGGCCGCTTTTCAGAAGTTCCTCGCCGTCGCGATCTCCTCCCTTCGAAGACAGTACCACTAGAAACAAAACCTGCTTTGACTGTTACACAGAGGATCATCTGATGcttaaacaaaaaatgtgttCTTCTGAGCTCAAGcaaataaatttattattattcaatatgcagtgtactgtgtgtgtgtgtgtttgtgtgttacatTCGCATGAATTCACAAATTATGTATCTGCAGCCAGTTTTGatttccctgctgaaaaaaccaatagaaccctgcccaaaacacaatagaaaatgtaatggttttaatggttataatgggaattgcattggttttaatggaagctataatggtgtctactggtatgtgatggattctattggtgggatgttaaatcctattggaataatggaaaaagctcattttactggaaaaagctaatttaTAATGGTAATTtagtttataatggtattttaatggaaaccattagaatttctgtgatggtttatattgggcttctattgtttttttttttagcagggttgaAAACAGAACAAGCCTTTGGTATAACCTAACTGAtcatcttttattaaaataggCACCAAGTTCGTGCAAATAAGCACCAAGTTCGTTCGTCTGATTAGCCTACCTCTTTTATTAATAGACTATCAatataactttaataaagaCAGCTTCAGGCCTCTTTCAagttttattcaaatgaatttgatttaataatttaataattgacctatcggtaagcccctcgaACGCAGATGAGCCAATGGCAGTGGAGTATCAGTTGCACTGGGAGCAGAACTcagacatctttaggtttcagcgccatagagaaacatagaagatccgaagctcgcatcgtttttatggggtttatgcttcaaaaatggaaaaacatgtGCCTGGGAACCCCAGGCTGGGGTcattgtaacactgattccaggtatcctgagaggataggcaatataattaattttattacatttcctaaaCCCAAACAAAAACCGATCAAAATGCACCCCCAATCCCAAttaagacaaaaacgttcattttctggttgtcctactctcattaagttacaattttcatctgctcaagcagaacattAATGTCATCTTGTGCTTCAGCAAGGCTAGCTAAGGTTAaagttaaaggtgctgtatgtaggattttgactccactaaagcataaaaataccatgtttgcagatatttaagaaacatgctaaattaACATAGgctacttgtttatctgaaaaaacgctacagtcagttattctcctttgaaaatgtgcattccggcccggaatgtctgtgatTGTTATGATTTGTGAAACCCGCCAattgccagtttacccaattgtatttctgcaccccgggttgccagttgttCATTCATCGTCACGTGCGCTCCTTCCTGTTGGTGTccttaatctggcaacctgtgtgtcaagtctgaggaggaggggccgggtgaaaaaaaaccgtctccaatattttgaatttgcactgtctgcaatacctagttcaatcctacatacagcacctttaaagtcCATGCTAACATACAAACCTGTAGCGAACTGTTCTCGGGTCTTGTACAGCGtgggtcaaaaacacacaaacgaaTGTCTACATTTCACTGTCTcttcatattaaactggttaaatgtcaATTAATATAATcttacatgaacagtgttgatctgGGATTTTTTCATCTGCAATCGTGACGACCGTTAacatgagacttctcccgcttgcattgaTCTGTAAACCATCGCTTCCAAATGAATACCCacaacaatattatttttaaatattttatatatcccTCCATGGCATATTTAAGTCCCACTTGAATAGTGATTCTGTATCCAAAATTTATCAAAAAGATATAAGGATaaggttttcacactgacaGCTCTCATTGTAAGAAAAGTTAGCAACTCTGTCGCTCGTGCACCTGAGACCCGTAATGAGGATTGAGTGGTGAGCTCGTGCAGGGGCGTGGTTAGTAAGTGCCATCATACGTCACAGGGGTATGCAACGTCCAATAGGAAAATTCAACTGCAGTAGCCACCGTTCAACCTGAAGAGGGCAGCACTTTTTTACACCATATATTGTCGaattaaaacactttataacCAAATGTCAAAACATTTAGTCGAATCAATGCACAGCACTAATGAAGACACAGTCTTACAGATCATTAATTCAAAAAAGTTGTTTTAGGGTTTAGTAACCCTTTAAAGAATAGTCCGTTACTTTAACAATGGGTGCTATGATGGTAGGAGTGTTGATTCACAATCAAAGCAGTCACTTTAAGTCTTTGATtatcttaaataaataagtaaataagtaaataacgAATAAAGAATAACGAATTAATAAATTagccaaataaatgcagaaatcaaaaaagacatttctcaataaaaaaaaaaaaactaatttacacTAATTAATAATTAGTGTATAATGCTAAAGTGTTTTACTTGTTCTTTGGTGCATTGAGTTTTttagtaattataattatataattagtattagtaattatatgtattaggctatatgtatataatatatgtgatTATTAGTATAATATATGCTAATTCATATTTAACCCCCTTATCAacgtaaataaaataatgaataaaaaaactgtATAGCACgttttttatagaatttttttttttttttagatttaccCAGTGAGAAACGCCTCATTTGCTAGATTTAAAAAGTTCATTGAAGCCAAATAGAGAAAATTAAATTTAGTCACTataatttattcaattaaaagtaaaagtatcTCAAACATTTGAGCGGAAGTAAATTTTTCCACATTTGTTTGTGCTTAGAGgaattagtttatttatagccTATTTAAATTTGCACGTGTAAAAAGTACgcaacattatttttattttttttgacaaaaaaagtaactagcctatatatatttttaatgagtGGGTTTGATTATGATCAGTGAAATATGCTCTTTATACGTCGAAGGACTTCAATTACAACAGTTGTAAAACCCTCCAAAAGCTTTACACCTCTGCCTCCACTTATGCTTAGGTTGAGAAATTATTTAGCAATACGCTTgtttatttaaaggtttttaaaatgtatttatttgcttgtttgtttgtgtggttggtaatttatgtttgatttgtgtcaacacaagataaaacaTCATTACTTCCATGTTCATTGGCTGCTAGTTCTGTAGAATTAATGAAATAGTTGCAAATATTTGTATTCTGATGTGAGACTCTCATCATTCGCATAGTTATCTTCACCTTAAGGTGTTTTTAAAACACTGACATGtgtatgacaaataaaaatgcaccaaagatgtttagttaatgttttttataatcatttattgcATCATAAGACAGAATGTTTATACAGGCATTCATCTGGTCTGACGCAGTCCGACTTCTTCACAATAACATGCGTTTATCTGTACTTCTCGGCCAGAGCCAGAGCCAGAGCACTGAGGAACTTGTCCATAGCAACATGGGCCTCTGGGGTGAAATCATTGGGGAACATAGCAGCCAGAACCACGAGGATGTTGTGGGACAGAATCTATGAAAAACACAGGAAACAAATTAGGTTACCGTGACTTTACGAGAGTACGAGAGAATCGGAATTGACTAAAGATGAATTCGTTGCACATACCTTGAAATTGGCGGGGTCAACACGCAGCTGGAAAGCATGAAGCTCGCTGAGGTTCAGGAGCCCAGAGGTAAGGTCATCGATTTTGCTGACAGCCTCAGCAACGCCGCCCATCACGGTCTTCCCGTGCTTCCTCACTGGGGCAGAGCCGGGGCTCAGGTCTTTCCAGTGAGAGAAATAGGTTTTGGTCTGGGGGTAGACCACCAACATCCTAGACAGACACAGTGCATTGAATGGCAGATCTATGCTCGAAGAAAACATTATGACTAGCTTAGATTAATAACCTTACCTAGAAAGAGCATCATTACCAATGTCATCAGCCTTTCCTGAGACCTTGGACCAAAGGTCTCTGACGGCAGCTTTGTCTTTGGCAGAGAGACTCATCGTGGAAGGATGACTTTTCAGCAAACTTCTGTATTCTGCTGGTAAGAGGACTGGCGGTTTTATACTGTCAGCAGGAAGACACACCCAAGACCCTCCTCTTACCCCCAACGATGACTTATCAGACTATGGAAGAGTGCCAAAATGTTCCAGTTTTTCTCAAGACATACTCTGTCTTTTTTCAGCAATTCCTTAAACCGTTAAAAACAGCTCATCGTACAAACGTAAAAACAAATCTAACATTCACTGAGTCGGTAAGTGAGTAACTCgctcatttttattaatagcctactcatTAATGAACTTCATACTcagttaataataattgtggAGTCAATTGCAGCTGTGGCCTCCATCAGAACTGTCCCTCGGTTCCAGCTCTAcactacattttttaattgcacGTTGTGTGGAAAGTTGTAGTTTCgcagtaaaacaaacaaaacaaaaaaagcaaaaagttTATAGGAGTTATTCATTCGATTCATTCATGGTTAAtgattacattaattaatttcaaatgaatgtCTTTAATGTAAAACTATTATTGAACTCTTTATCAGGTGTTCAGTTATTTAGGCTACTGATGATCTGTAGGCTATTTAACTCGTAGGTGTTTAGTAGCAAATTAGTTTGTTTATGATAAAGAACGGGAATAAACAGagctgaattgaattaatttttgttcaataatatctTTAAAGATATACTTcaaacatttgaaatttgttGGTAATGCTACTTTAAAGCACTAAGGATGAGTGTTTCAACTGTACTGGGTACTGGAACAAAAGTACTTGTCTTTATGAAATAACTGTAATGTATGAACTATTTATAGGTATTATTgttcataatttgtttaaaaaaaaaatttaaacacttACTTGTGGATAATTATGGAACGCACAGTTcaacaaaactaaattcaaTGTTCAGAATTCCCTATTCATAAAATGTTCTATCACATGTATTTGTTATGTATGTGCTATATCATCCGATTTAAACAATTAGTCCTTAACaaattaaacactttaaaatgaGTTAAAAATAGAATCCAGTATAGACTCATGGGCTTATTGtggtttctattttattattattattttattattttatttatttatttattttaatcgaGGCATATTGTTGTTTAATCTCTGTGGATATTAGAAGAGAAAAGTAGGCTATGATATGCATCTTTTGGGTGGACGTGGTTGTCCAACCCACAAACATGTCACCCAATAGCCTGCCAAGGGGTGGAGTGATGAAGCGCATTTAAAAGCACCGCGAAGAAACTCTTTCTTCACAGCACTCTTTAGCTTCTGTTTAAGGCACTTTGTCTGAACATCTAAAGTCGGAAACATGGTTGAGTGGACAGAATTTGAGAGGGCCACCATCCAGGACATCTTCACCAATATGAACTACGACGTCGTTGGTCCGCAATCTCTGGCAAGGTATTGAGTCCTGGCAATTACACTAACTTAGAGATGACAACTAGTTATTTACTGTGCTCTAATAAAATGCTCTTTCTCCTCGTTCTGGTTTGTAGATGTCTTATCGTTTACCCCTGGACCCAGCGGTACTTTGGCAAGTTTGGAGTCCTGTACAATGCCGCTGCCATCATGGGAAACCCCATGATTGCTGCTCACGGTAAAGTCGTGCTGCGAGGCCTGGAAGAAGCCGCGAAGAACATGGACAACATCAAAGCCACCTATGCTGATCTGAGTGTGCTGCACTCCGAGAAGCTCCACGTAGATCCTGACAACTTCAGGGTAAATTGACACCTAGATTACAAAAGAATATTTATTACTAAGCCTTGTTCTGACTTCAGTGTTCATGCATCCCTTCTGTCCATGACACTATCCTTGTGTCCTCTCACAGCTTTTGGGTGACTGCTTGACCGTCGTTGTTGCTGCACAACTGGGCGCTGCATTCACCCCTGAGGCCCAGGCCGCTTTTCAGAAGTTCCTCGCCGTCGCGATCTCCTCCCTTCAAAGACAGTACCACTAGAAACAAAACCTGCTTTGACTGTTACACAGAGGATCATCTGATGCTTAAAAATATGTTCTTCTGAGTTTAagcaaataaatgtttcataattCAATATGCAGTGTATCCTTGTTTTTATATTCGCATGAATTCACAGCTCATTCATATATTCTCATACATGCTATGAAAGATTGTGCtatttccaaataaaatattttataattacacaTAGTATGTTGAAAGAAAGATGGCCTTTCTGGGAGGTAACAGATGTAACAGAGTTGGACAGCAGTTTTTAGACAAAACAGATACAAATATTATCACAAATTCAGAATTGTTTGTTCAATAGGCTAACTGTTTATATAACTAATGGTTTCATGTTTGATGTTGTAGACTAATCTTGTACGCGACTgacaaacataataaataacataatattaatgttatttaaggGATAGTCCGTCATTTTAACAATATGGTGTTAAATTGGAAAAAGTGTTGATTCATAATCAAAGGTAACGTCAAGccttttaaaacaataaacaaagggtaaacaaaaatagataaacaaagcgaaataataaattaataaataaacaaaaccaaacaGCAAACAGGGCCTaagtaaataatacatttattggtGTAAAATAACAGAATACATCAAAGAACACGTTTGAGACATCTGACATCCTTAGAAACATGTGGTAGGCTATAATTTACACAGTGACGTTGAAAAACA is a window from the Onychostoma macrolepis isolate SWU-2019 chromosome 03, ASM1243209v1, whole genome shotgun sequence genome containing:
- the hbbe1.1 gene encoding hemoglobin beta embryonic-1.1 — translated: MVEWTEFERATIQDIFTNMNYDVVGQQSLARCLIVYPWTQRYFGKFGNLYNAAAIMGNPMVAAHGKVVLRGLEKAAKNMDNIKATYADLSVLHSEKLHVDPDNFRLLGDCLTVVVAAQLGAAFTPEAQAAFQKFLAVAISSLRRQYH
- the hbae1.1 gene encoding hemoglobin, alpha embryonic 1.1 yields the protein MSLSAKDKAAVRDLWSKVSGKADDIGNDALSRMLVVYPQTKTYFSHWKDLSPGSAPVRKHGKTVMGGVAEAVSKIDDLTSGLLNLSELHAFQLRVDPANFKILSHNILVVLAAMFPNDFTPEAHVAMDKFLSALALALAEKYR
- the LOC131536811 gene encoding hemoglobin subunit beta-2-like; this translates as MVEWTEFERATIQDIFTNMNYDVVGPQSLARCLIVYPWTQRYFGKFGVLYNAAAIMGNPMIAAHGKVVLRGLEEAAKNMDNIKATYADLSVLHSEKLHVDPDNFRLLGDCLTVVVAAQLGAAFTPEAQAAFQKFLAVAISSLQRQYH